A window of the Bradyrhizobium ottawaense genome harbors these coding sequences:
- a CDS encoding metal/formaldehyde-sensitive transcriptional repressor yields the protein MAHTIREKKKLLARVGRIRGQIEAIERALTDEAECERIMHMIAGIRGSVAGLMAEVVEDHIRTHLVDPERNPGALNADAADQLIEVVHTYLK from the coding sequence ATGGCACATACCATCCGAGAAAAGAAAAAGCTGCTCGCCCGGGTCGGCCGCATCCGGGGCCAGATCGAGGCGATCGAGCGGGCACTGACCGACGAGGCCGAATGCGAGCGCATCATGCATATGATTGCCGGCATTCGCGGCAGCGTGGCGGGCCTGATGGCCGAGGTGGTCGAGGACCACATCCGCACGCATCTTGTCGATCCCGAGAGGAATCCGGGAGCACTCAACGCCGACGCGGCGGATCAGTTGATCGAAGTGGTCCACACCTACCTGAAGTGA
- a CDS encoding creatininase family protein, with amino-acid sequence MTSPVPPRDWTDIHWPDVTATEAACWIAVLPLAATEQHGPHLPLETDVMIGEAYLARVREFLPRTIPVTFLPIQPIGISTEHTDFPGTLTLPTDVALRDWMALGEDVARRGIRKLVMVTSHGGNSAGMMLVAQDLRAKHRLLAVTTSWSRFGVPEGLFSAEELRHGIHGGAVETSIMLARYPHAVRNEAIADFRPASIAMEQEFRWLSTQRPAPFAWQVQDLHPSGAVGDATKGSAEKGERLLDHGARAFCELLADVDNFDVNRLAAGPNNPSK; translated from the coding sequence ATGACTTCGCCTGTTCCACCCCGTGACTGGACCGACATCCACTGGCCGGATGTCACCGCGACCGAGGCCGCGTGCTGGATTGCTGTCCTGCCGCTGGCGGCTACCGAGCAGCACGGCCCGCATTTGCCGCTGGAAACCGATGTCATGATCGGCGAGGCCTATCTGGCGCGGGTCCGCGAGTTTTTGCCCCGGACGATCCCCGTCACCTTTCTCCCGATCCAGCCGATCGGCATCTCCACCGAGCATACTGATTTTCCCGGCACGCTGACGCTGCCGACCGACGTCGCGCTGAGGGACTGGATGGCGCTCGGCGAAGACGTTGCGCGCAGAGGCATCCGCAAGCTGGTGATGGTGACGAGCCATGGCGGCAACAGTGCCGGGATGATGCTGGTGGCGCAGGATTTGCGCGCGAAGCACCGCCTGCTCGCGGTGACCACGAGCTGGTCGCGGTTCGGCGTACCGGAGGGATTGTTCTCGGCGGAAGAGCTGCGCCACGGCATTCATGGTGGCGCGGTCGAAACCTCGATCATGCTGGCGCGATATCCGCACGCGGTGCGCAACGAAGCGATCGCGGATTTCCGTCCCGCGAGTATCGCGATGGAGCAGGAATTCCGCTGGCTCTCGACGCAACGGCCCGCCCCGTTCGCCTGGCAGGTGCAGGATCTGCACCCCAGCGGCGCGGTCGGCGACGCCACCAAGGGCTCCGCGGAGAAGGGCGAGAGATTGCTCGATCACGGCGCGCGCGCGTTCTGCGAATTGCTCGCCGACGTCGATAACTTCGACGTGAACAGGCTGGCAGCCGGCCCGAATAATCCTTCCAAATAA
- a CDS encoding ABC transporter substrate-binding protein, which produces MNPDFLPRALTAGLVALMAALMPARAQTLDKVSFGTNWVAEAEHGGFFQAVADGTYRKYGLDVTIVPGGPNTNNRMLLTAGKLDFFMSANTLQSFDAVTNKVPLVTVAAMFQKDPLVLLTHPEIKISKLEDLKPLTLLMSKEGLASYFQWLKSEYGFGESKVKPYTFNPQPFIVNKQSAMQGYVTSEPYAVQKAAGFTPNVILMADYGWSAYSTLIETRTETVDKKPDLVQRFVDASIIGWYNYLYGDNKPANEMIKKLNPDMTDELLAYSLAKMKEYGIVDSGDTLKDGIGAMNDARVASFFDKMVRAGVVKGDIDYRQAYTLRFANKAVGLNLRPKN; this is translated from the coding sequence ATGAACCCGGACTTTTTGCCGCGAGCGTTAACCGCCGGTCTTGTGGCGCTGATGGCCGCGCTGATGCCCGCACGCGCCCAAACCCTCGACAAGGTTTCGTTCGGAACCAATTGGGTGGCGGAGGCCGAACATGGCGGCTTCTTCCAGGCGGTCGCCGACGGCACCTACAGGAAATACGGCCTCGACGTCACCATCGTGCCCGGCGGACCCAACACCAACAACCGCATGCTGCTGACCGCCGGCAAGCTCGACTTCTTCATGAGCGCCAATACGCTGCAATCCTTCGACGCGGTTACCAACAAGGTGCCGCTGGTGACGGTGGCGGCGATGTTCCAGAAGGATCCGCTGGTCCTCCTGACCCATCCTGAAATCAAGATCAGCAAGCTCGAGGATCTCAAGCCGCTGACGCTGTTGATGTCGAAGGAGGGGCTTGCGAGCTATTTCCAGTGGCTGAAGTCCGAATATGGTTTCGGCGAGAGCAAGGTCAAACCCTACACCTTCAACCCGCAGCCCTTCATCGTGAACAAGCAGAGCGCGATGCAGGGTTATGTCACCTCCGAGCCCTATGCGGTGCAGAAGGCTGCCGGATTCACGCCGAACGTGATCCTGATGGCCGACTACGGCTGGAGTGCCTATTCGACCCTGATCGAGACCCGTACCGAGACCGTCGACAAGAAGCCGGACCTGGTGCAGCGCTTCGTCGATGCCTCCATCATCGGCTGGTACAACTATCTCTACGGCGACAACAAGCCGGCGAACGAGATGATCAAGAAGCTCAACCCTGACATGACCGACGAACTGCTCGCTTATTCCCTGGCCAAGATGAAGGAATACGGCATCGTCGATTCCGGCGACACCTTGAAGGACGGCATCGGCGCCATGAACGACGCGCGGGTCGCGAGCTTCTTCGACAAGATGGTGCGGGCCGGCGTGGTCAAGGGCGATATCGACTACCGCCAGGCCTACACGCTTCGCTTTGCCAACAAGGCCGTCGGTCTCAATTTGCGGCCGAAGAACTGA
- a CDS encoding ABC transporter ATP-binding protein — MADPALSETEFGSVAVRLRGATKVYDNGVTALGPLDLDVARGEFVSLLGPSGCGKSTALRLIAGLTTPSSGTVSVSHRAGQTERRHSIGFVFQEPTLMPWASVRENVRLPLKLSHAPAGEADARIREALVQVGLAEFADAYPRELSGGMKMRVSLARALVTDPDILLMDEPFAALDEITRFRLNNDLLTLWRDLKKTVVFVTHSVFESVYLSQRVIVMTSRPGRVSSEFRIDTPEPRVEDFRMSAGYAGYCREVSQALSPSYAGLSGA, encoded by the coding sequence ATGGCGGATCCTGCATTATCCGAGACGGAGTTTGGCAGCGTCGCCGTACGGCTGCGCGGCGCCACCAAGGTCTACGACAACGGCGTAACCGCGCTGGGGCCGCTAGATCTGGATGTGGCGCGCGGCGAATTCGTTTCGCTGCTCGGGCCTTCCGGTTGCGGAAAATCGACAGCCTTGCGGCTGATCGCGGGGCTCACGACACCGAGTTCGGGCACCGTGAGTGTGTCGCATCGCGCCGGCCAGACCGAACGGCGGCATTCCATCGGCTTCGTGTTTCAGGAGCCAACCCTGATGCCGTGGGCAAGCGTGCGGGAAAACGTTCGCCTGCCGCTGAAATTGTCGCATGCCCCGGCCGGCGAAGCGGATGCGCGCATCCGCGAGGCGCTGGTGCAGGTCGGGCTCGCCGAATTTGCCGATGCCTACCCGCGCGAATTGTCCGGCGGGATGAAGATGCGGGTCTCGCTGGCGCGGGCGCTGGTCACCGATCCGGACATTCTGCTGATGGACGAGCCGTTTGCGGCGCTCGACGAGATCACGCGCTTTCGGCTCAACAACGACCTGCTGACGCTGTGGCGTGACCTGAAAAAGACCGTCGTCTTCGTTACCCATTCGGTGTTCGAGTCGGTCTATCTCTCGCAGCGCGTGATCGTGATGACATCGCGGCCGGGGCGCGTCTCAAGCGAATTTCGCATCGATACGCCGGAGCCTCGCGTCGAGGACTTTCGGATGTCGGCCGGCTATGCCGGCTATTGCCGCGAGGTCTCCCAGGCGCTGTCGCCCTCTTATGCGGGGCTGTCAGGCGCATGA
- a CDS encoding ABC transporter permease: MRSLPNLGLFLLPVVVLAAGLVAWEVVVDVNDIQPYVLPGPLLVLRTLVGDWPVLSESLGVTLLTTLEGFIAAAVGGVALALLFNQSRLLEYSLFPYAVILQVTPVIAIAPLLLIYLPQQTAVIVCAWIVGFFPVLSNTTLGLNSVDRNLAGLFQLYGASRMQTLRYLKLPAALPYILGGLRIAGGLSLIGAVVAEIAAGTAGAGSGLAFRIAESGYRLNIPRMFAALLLLSAAGIVIYGLLALISHLVLRRWHESALGKEN; encoded by the coding sequence ATGAGATCGCTCCCGAACCTCGGTCTCTTCCTGCTTCCCGTCGTCGTGCTGGCGGCGGGCCTGGTGGCGTGGGAAGTCGTGGTTGATGTCAACGACATCCAGCCCTATGTGCTGCCGGGGCCGCTGTTGGTGCTTCGGACACTGGTCGGCGATTGGCCGGTGCTGTCGGAATCGCTTGGCGTCACCCTGCTGACGACGCTGGAAGGATTCATTGCCGCAGCCGTCGGTGGCGTCGCGCTGGCGCTGTTGTTCAATCAATCCCGGTTGTTGGAATATTCGCTGTTCCCCTATGCGGTGATCCTGCAGGTCACGCCGGTCATCGCGATCGCGCCGTTGCTGCTGATCTATCTGCCGCAGCAGACCGCGGTCATCGTCTGCGCCTGGATCGTCGGTTTCTTTCCGGTGCTGTCGAACACCACGCTCGGGCTGAATTCGGTCGATCGCAATCTCGCTGGCCTGTTTCAGCTCTATGGGGCGTCGCGGATGCAGACGCTGCGCTACCTGAAACTGCCGGCGGCGCTGCCCTACATCCTGGGCGGCCTGCGGATCGCGGGCGGCCTGTCGCTGATCGGCGCCGTGGTCGCCGAAATCGCGGCGGGCACCGCGGGCGCCGGCTCCGGTCTGGCGTTCCGGATCGCCGAATCCGGCTACCGCCTCAACATTCCCCGAATGTTCGCAGCCTTGCTGCTACTGTCCGCCGCCGGGATTGTCATCTATGGGCTGCTGGCGCTAATTTCACACTTGGTACTAAGGCGCTGGCACGAAAGCGCGCTCGGAAAGGAAAACTGA
- a CDS encoding 2-hydroxyacid dehydrogenase, translating to MAAANISSEKVDLLIYGPIRPILENGFSDQFVLHTAETRADLERLTPDTLAKTRGMAVTYHSVPADRKALSHFPKLEMIASFGVGYDHVDCSYAREHNIVVTNTPDVLTEEVADVAMGLLIATLREFVKADRYLRSGLWQTQNYPLSVGSLRDRKVGIVGMGRIGQAIGRRLEASRVPVSYHSRNPSPAVSYKHYGDLMEMAKAVDTLIVIVPGGAATTKMINADVLKALGPRGVLINVARGSVVDEEALVAALKSGTILAAGLDVFANEPRVPDELKSMQNVVLLPHIGSASVVTRNAMDQLVVDNLKNWFAGKAPLTPVPETPVKGR from the coding sequence ATGGCTGCCGCGAATATTTCATCCGAGAAAGTTGATCTTCTGATCTACGGACCGATCAGGCCGATCCTCGAAAACGGCTTTTCGGACCAGTTCGTCCTGCATACCGCGGAAACGCGTGCCGACCTCGAACGGCTGACTCCGGACACGCTGGCGAAGACCCGCGGCATGGCGGTCACCTATCACTCGGTGCCGGCCGACCGGAAGGCGCTGTCGCATTTTCCGAAACTGGAGATGATCGCAAGCTTCGGCGTCGGCTACGATCACGTCGATTGCAGTTATGCGCGCGAGCACAATATCGTCGTCACCAACACGCCTGACGTGCTGACCGAGGAGGTCGCCGACGTCGCGATGGGACTGCTGATCGCGACCTTGCGCGAATTCGTCAAGGCCGACCGCTATTTGCGTTCCGGCCTGTGGCAGACCCAGAACTATCCCCTGAGTGTCGGCTCGCTGCGCGACCGCAAGGTCGGGATCGTCGGCATGGGCCGGATCGGACAGGCGATCGGACGCCGGCTCGAGGCCTCGCGCGTTCCGGTGTCCTATCACTCGCGCAATCCGTCCCCGGCGGTGTCATACAAGCACTATGGCGACCTGATGGAGATGGCAAAGGCGGTCGATACGCTGATTGTGATCGTGCCAGGCGGCGCCGCTACCACGAAAATGATCAATGCCGACGTGCTGAAGGCGCTTGGGCCGCGCGGCGTCCTGATCAACGTGGCGCGCGGCTCGGTGGTCGACGAGGAGGCGCTGGTCGCGGCGCTGAAGTCCGGCACCATTCTGGCGGCGGGGCTCGACGTCTTCGCCAACGAGCCCAGGGTGCCCGACGAACTGAAGTCGATGCAAAATGTCGTGCTGTTGCCACATATCGGCTCGGCTTCGGTGGTAACGCGCAATGCCATGGATCAACTCGTCGTCGACAATCTGAAGAACTGGTTTGCCGGCAAGGCGCCGCTGACGCCGGTTCCGGAAACCCCGGTGAAGGGGCGCTGA
- a CDS encoding AprI/Inh family metalloprotease inhibitor, which produces MSPVLAQDAPNLKKDMVGQWELATTERSKTCVVTLKGDAAPQGLKLELEPGCAAALPFTKDITSWNIKGLGDIVRLQDAAGQPVIDFTEVESGIFEGLRTNEGVYILQNLAAARSLAKSMDQMIGDWSMVRGNGQAVCGLTLTNTEAGQDNFQVFLKPKCDPAVAAFAPTQWRLDHGQMQLMSSKGETWQFEADDNAQWRRVPDSADPLIMIRGQ; this is translated from the coding sequence ATGTCACCGGTCCTGGCGCAGGATGCGCCGAACCTGAAGAAAGACATGGTCGGCCAGTGGGAGCTGGCGACCACCGAGCGCAGCAAGACCTGCGTCGTCACGCTGAAGGGCGATGCGGCGCCACAGGGACTTAAGCTGGAATTGGAGCCCGGCTGTGCGGCGGCGCTGCCGTTTACCAAGGATATCACTTCCTGGAACATCAAGGGGCTGGGCGACATCGTGCGGCTGCAGGACGCCGCCGGCCAGCCGGTGATCGATTTCACCGAGGTCGAGAGCGGCATCTTCGAAGGATTGCGCACCAACGAGGGCGTCTACATCCTGCAGAATCTTGCCGCCGCCCGCTCGCTCGCCAAATCGATGGACCAGATGATCGGCGACTGGTCGATGGTGCGCGGCAACGGCCAGGCGGTTTGCGGCCTGACGCTGACCAACACCGAGGCCGGGCAGGATAATTTCCAGGTCTTTCTGAAGCCGAAATGCGATCCCGCGGTCGCCGCCTTCGCGCCGACCCAGTGGCGGCTCGATCACGGCCAGATGCAGCTGATGTCGTCCAAGGGCGAGACCTGGCAGTTCGAGGCCGACGACAACGCGCAATGGCGGCGGGTGCCCGACAGCGCCGATCCGCTGATCATGATCCGCGGGCAGTAG
- a CDS encoding GDSL-type esterase/lipase family protein, whose protein sequence is MRSRTLRPGILGALAVLAALSSFVPASADAATIVALGASNTYGKGVARNQAFPAQLEAILRAKGAGIHVVNAGINGDTTEGMLRRLDHAVPNGTSAVILQPGGNDRRKGSPDRTSEIQSRLSARGIPVIMVANGTFRGLPHQPDGQHLTPEGYRMLAEQIASQVAGAIGR, encoded by the coding sequence GTGAGATCGCGCACCCTTCGGCCTGGTATTTTGGGGGCGCTTGCAGTGCTGGCAGCCCTGTCGAGTTTCGTGCCTGCGTCGGCTGATGCCGCGACGATCGTGGCGCTGGGAGCGAGCAACACCTATGGCAAGGGGGTCGCGCGCAATCAGGCCTTTCCCGCGCAACTCGAAGCGATTTTGCGAGCCAAGGGCGCCGGCATTCATGTCGTAAATGCCGGCATCAACGGCGATACGACCGAAGGCATGTTGCGGCGGCTCGATCACGCCGTGCCGAACGGGACCAGCGCCGTCATCCTGCAACCCGGCGGCAACGACCGGCGCAAGGGCTCGCCCGACCGGACATCCGAGATCCAGAGCCGGCTGAGCGCCCGTGGTATCCCGGTTATCATGGTCGCAAACGGCACGTTCAGGGGATTGCCGCATCAGCCCGACGGCCAACACCTGACCCCGGAAGGCTACCGCATGCTCGCCGAGCAGATTGCGTCCCAGGTCGCAGGGGCGATCGGCCGCTAG
- a CDS encoding YciI family protein, giving the protein MRFMYVVTSSQPMRGPTPALMEAMHKLAEREIKAGRMLDSGGLMPVSMGAQVKISDGKLSVVDGPFVETKEMIGGYAIFELRNKEEALAAAREFMQLHLDHMPGWEGTCEVRMMASPEAEIACQADAKIAS; this is encoded by the coding sequence ATGCGCTTCATGTATGTCGTTACCTCGTCGCAGCCGATGCGCGGGCCCACGCCGGCCCTGATGGAAGCCATGCACAAGCTGGCCGAGCGCGAGATCAAGGCCGGCCGCATGCTGGACAGTGGCGGGCTGATGCCGGTCTCGATGGGCGCCCAGGTCAAGATATCCGACGGCAAGCTCAGCGTCGTCGACGGCCCGTTCGTCGAGACCAAGGAGATGATCGGCGGCTACGCCATCTTCGAACTGCGCAACAAGGAAGAGGCGCTGGCCGCGGCGCGGGAATTCATGCAGCTGCACCTCGACCATATGCCGGGCTGGGAAGGCACCTGCGAAGTCCGCATGATGGCCTCGCCGGAAGCGGAAATAGCCTGCCAGGCCGATGCCAAGATCGCCTCTTGA